Proteins from a genomic interval of Diprion similis isolate iyDipSimi1 chromosome 10, iyDipSimi1.1, whole genome shotgun sequence:
- the LOC124410916 gene encoding hepatocyte nuclear factor 3-beta-like: MPRPSRDSYGDQKPPYSYISLTAMAIWSSRDKMLPLAEIYKFIGDRFPYYRKDTRRWQNSLRHNLSFNDCFIKVPRGPHRPGKGAYWALHPEALSMFENGSLLRRRKRFKLHKPDKELLNSELQALASTFPSTATTEAMSRASSTGGLSAANLHRLKEDLLQWEMQEKQMMAAATASGSAGYAFPGGNHDATGFYFISPEAQQRLGGSTAHLQPSDQRPEITTRSSWAWDFTGLSTSAYVHSMQPFLVPHQQSLPDRPEVDIRLQTANSGVQLPLGPEDHRLIRNAAFARSFEASTHQEAANERRERFPKHRKENQQRQQHLTKPGLQQPAEFFTGLQASPTEGAAAARAPLYSPASPQGGATTVIQPCEGKKRKKKPFTIENIIAPDNDDVEDTTALERRGIAGKARPFAPRPLYAGFAQIQPLALTASGIQKHPGY; the protein is encoded by the exons ATGCCCAGGCCGTCGCGAGACTCTTACGGTGACCAGAAGCCGCCTTATTCCTACATCTCGCTGACCGCAATGGCGATATGGTCTTCACGTGACAAAATGCTGCCACTGGCAGAAATCTATAAGTTTATCGGAGACCGGTTTCCGTACTACAGAAAGGACACGCGTCGGTGGCAAAACTCACTCCGACACAATCTATCGTTCAACGATTGTTTCATCAAG GTACCTCGAGGTCCTCACCGTCCCGGAAAGGGCGCGTACTGGGCTCTGCATCCGGAGGCGCTATCAATGTTTGAAAACGGTTCCCTGCTCCGTCGGCGAAAGCGGTTCAAGCTGCACAAGCCGGACAAAGAGCTTCTAAACTCCGAGCTACAGGCACTAGCCTCGACGTTTCCGTCCACGGCGACGACGGAAGCCATGTCCCGAGCATCCTCGACCGGAGGCTTGAGCGCGGCGAACCTCCACCGACTGAAGGAAGACCTCCTCCAGTGGGAGATGCAGGAGAAGCAGATGATGGCGGCAGCGACGGCATCGGGATCCGCCGGCTACGCCTTCCCAGGAGGCAACCACGACGCTACCGGCTTCTACTTCATCTCGCCAGAGGCGCAGCAGCGACTCGGAGGATCTACGGCGCACCTCCAGCCCTCCGACCAGCGCCCTGAAATCACGACTCGGTCCTCCTGGGCCTGGGACTTCACGGGTCTCTCGACCTCCGCCTACGTTCATTCGATGCAGCCCTTCCTTGTTCCGCACCAACAGTCGCTCCCCGATCGACCCGAGGTCGATATCCGCCTCCAAACCGCCAATTCTGGCGTCCAGCTTCCCCTTGGTCCGGAGGATCACCGTCTTATCAGGAACGCCGCCTTCGCCAGGAGCTTCGAAGCCTCGACGCATCAGGAGGCGGCCAACGAGCGCAGAGAACGCTTTCCCAAACACCGAAAGGAGAACCAACAGCGTCAGCAGCACCTCACCAAGCCTGGGCTCCAGCAGCCAGCCGAGTTCTTCACCGGACTTCAGGCTTCGCCAACTGAGGGCGCTGCCGCTGCGAGGGCGCCACTGTACAGCCCGGCATCTCCGCAAGGTGGCGCCACTACGGTTATTCAGCCCTGCGAGGGAAAGAAGCGAAAAAAGAAACCCTTCACTATTGAGAACATCATAGCACCCGACAACGACGATGTGGAAGATACTACGGCTCTCGAACGGCGTGGAATTGCCGGAAAGGCTAGACCTTTTGCTCCCAGGCCGTTGTATGCCGGGTTTGCACAGATTCAACCTCTTGCTTTGACCGCTTCCGGGATTCAGAAGCATCCCGGATATTGA